Genomic DNA from Streptomyces sp. PCS3-D2:
CGTGACCATGGCCGCGTGTGCGACCAGTGCGACCTTCTTCACCATCACCGCGGCCCAGGCCGAGGGCAGGCCGTCGGCCGCCCCGGTGGCCGACCGGCAGGACCCGACCAGCCCTGCCAAGGTCGTCGAGCACGACCTCAAGGGTCCGTTCAGCGAGCAGCAGGCCGAGCAGCGCAAGGCCGCTCTGGACCAGGTCCTCCAGGGCAAGAAGGGCGTCGAGCAGCGCGGCGCCTCCAAGGTCGTCAAGCTCGACGACAAGAAGTACGTCGAGCTCGGCCGCGAGAAGACCGACAAGATCTTCACGATCCTCGTCGAGTTCGGCGACCAGGTCGACAACACCACCATGTACGACCCGGACGGCCCCGGTCCCAAGCCGGCCGTCCCGAAGTACGGCGGCACCCCCGGTCCGCTGCACAACACCATCGCGCAGCCCGACCGCGCGAAGGACAACAGCACGGCCTGGCGCGAGGACTTCAGCCGTCAGCACTTCCAGGACCTGTACTTCGCCACCGGCGAGGGCAAGCACTCCCTGAAGACGTACTACGAGAAGACCTCCTCGGGTCGCTACTCGGTCGACGGCGAGGTCGCCGACTGGGTCAAGGTCCCGTACAACGAGGCCCGTTACGGCTCCAACTACTGCGGCCAGAGCAACTGCGCCAACGTCTGGGACACCGTCAAGGACGGCGTCACCGCGTGGGTGGACGCGCAGAAGAAGGCCGGCAAGACCGACGCCCAGATCAAGGCGAAGCTGGCCGAGTACGACCAGTGGGACCGCTACGACTTCGACGGCGACGGCAACTTCAACGAGCCCGACGGCTACATCGACCACTTCCAGATCGTCCACGCGGGCGAGGACGAGTCGGCCGGCGGCGGCGTGCAGGGCCCCGACGCCCTGTGGGCGCACCGCTGGTACGCCTACGGCACCTCTGCGGGCAAGACCGGCCCGGACAACAACAAGGCCGGCGGCACCCAGATCGGCGACTCCGGCATCTGGGTCGGCGACTACACGATGCAGCCCGAGAACGGCGGCCTCGGCGTCTTCGCCCACGAGTACGGCCACGACCTGGGTCTGCCCGACCTCTACGACACCTCCGGTGGCGGCGAGAACAGCGTCGGCTTCTGGTCCCTGATGTCGGCCGGCTCCTGGCTCGGCACCGGCAAGGAGTCGATCGGCGACATGCCGGGCGACATGACCGCCTGGGACAAGCTCCAGCTGGGCTGGCTGAACTACGACACGGCCAAGGCCGCGACGCAGTCCACCCACAAGCTGGGCGTGTCGGCGTTCAACACCAAGGACAAGCAGGCCCTGGTCGTCGAGCTGCCGAAGAAGAAGGTGCAGACGGACGTCGTCGCTCCCGCCGAGGGTTCCACCCAGTGGTGGAGCAACATGGGTGACGACCTCAAGAACACCCTCACCCGCTCCGTCGACCTGACGGGCAAGACGTCCGCCGCCCTGTCCCTCAAGGGCTGGTGGGACATCGAGGCCGACTACGACTACCTCTACACCGAGGTGTCCACGGACGGCGGCGCCAACTGGACCGCCCTCGCCGGCACCGCCGACGGCACGGCCATCCCGGTCGACGCCGCCGGTAGCCCGTCGCTCACCGGTGTCTCGGGTGCCTGGAAGAACCTGAACTTCCCGCTCGACGCCTACGCGGGCAAGAAGTTCGACCTCCGCTTCCGCTACCAGACGGACGGCGGCGCGGGCGGCAAGGGCTTCACGGCCGACGCCCTCTCCATCACCGCGGACGGCTCCGTGCTGTTCACCGACGGCGCCGAGAACGGCGACAACGGCTGGACCGGCAAGGGCTTCTCCCGCATCGGCGCGGGCTTCACCAAGGACTACGCGCAGTACTACCTGGCCGAGAACCGCCGCTACGTGTCGTACGACTCCACCCTCAAGGTGGGCCCGTACAACTTCGGCTTCGGCAACACCCGTCCGGACTGGGTCGAGCACTACCCGTACCAGGACGGCCTGCTGATCTGGCAGTGGGACACCTCCCAGAAGGACAACAACACCAGCCAGCACCCGGGCCAGGGTCTGATCCTCCCGATCGACGCCAACGCCAAGCCGATGAAGTGGGCGGACGGCACCCTGCTCCGCAACAAGATCCAGCCGTACGACGCCACCTTCAGCGCGTACTCGACGGACGCCTTCACGCTGCACAAGAACGGCGAGGAGCTGTTCCTGAAGCCGAAGCGCGCGAACCTGGTCTTCGACGACCACAAGGGCAAGTACTACTACGACGAGAACCCGACCGGATCGGTGAAGGTCACTGACACCAACACCAAGATCAAGATCCTGAAGGAGACCTACGACGGTGAGGTCATGACCGTCCAGGTCGGCCCCTCGAAGTAGTATTTCGGTAAAATCGCAGGTCAAAGCATGATCGGCCGTCGCCCTCTAGCGGGCGGCGGCCGATCGCGTTTAGATGCCCCGGTACGAGGTTCTTATTGACGGGGGAGATGACCGACATGCCCGGTGGAGGTTTCGTCAGATTGCCAGGCGGCAGCGTGGTCGTTGCGCTCACGCTGCCGAGGCCGTCCGGTGAGGGCGGAAATGTCCGCGTGCTGGTGCACGCCGCGAACCGGGCCCGCGCCCTGACCAGGCTGCGGAACCTCGGGATGCGGGCGGTGTACCTGCGGGGCAACGCACAGCCGCCCACACCCGACGAGGTCACGGCCGTCCTGCACCACCCGGACGGCCTGCTCTGGCGGGGCGCACCCGATCGCGCCCAGGAGCTCTGGCATCCGATCAGGGCCCTGCTGGGCACCTGAGGACGCGGCGGGGCCCCGGGCCGGGACGCCAGGGCCTTCCGGGGCGTCCAGGGCCTCCGGGGCGTCCAGGGCCTCCGGGGCGTCTAGGACCGGGGCCCCGTCGCGCCCACGAGGGTCACACCGGCGGCGCGGAGCTCCTCCAGGGCCCGCTCGGTGGTGTGCGGGGCCACGGCCGCCGTCAGGTCCAGCAGGACGCGCGTGGTGAAGCCGGCGCGGGCCGCGTCGAGTGCGGTGGCCTTCACACAGTGGTCGGTGGCGATGCCGACGACGTCGACCTCGGCGACGTTGCGCTCCCGCAGCCAGGCGGCCAGGCCCTCGCCGTTCTCGTCGGTGCCCTCGAAGCCGCTGTACGCGGCCTCGTGGGCGCCCTTGTCGAAGACCGCGGCGACCGCGCCCGAGGCCACGGCGGGCGCGAAGTTCGGGTGGAACCCGACCCCCTCGGTCCCGGCCACGCAGTGGACCGGCCAGGAGGACTCGTAGTCCGGCTCGGCCGGCGGGTGCGCGAAGTGCGCGCCCGGGTCGATGTGGTGGTCGCGGGTGGCGACCACGTGCCGGTATCCGGCGGTGGCCTGCCCGATCAGCTCGGTGATGGCGGCGGCGACGTCGGCTCCGCCGGTGACCGCGAGGCTGCCGCCCTCGCAGAAGTCGTTCTGTACGTCGACGACGATCAGTGCGCGGTGCATGACGTGTCCTTCGGTTCGTTGTCGTGGTGCGGCGGCGGGCCGTACGGGGGCTCTTCCCCGCCCCTTCCCGCGGTGCCGCACGGCGGCTGCGCCGCGTGGGGGCTCTGCCCCCGGATCCCCGCGCCTCAAACGCCGGAGCCCCTTCGGCGGGTCCGTGCGACACGCCCTGTGCTGTGGCCGGACGGGTTCACCGCCCCACGGCCTCCGGCACGGCGCCTCGCAGCGGTGTCGGATCGCGCGAGTTCGCCGAGTGCGAGCTGCGGCCCTCCGCCGTGCCATGCACCGCACCGGACGGTACGAGCCGGCACACCGTGCGGCCACAGCCCTAAACGTACTCGGTCGGGATCACCGCCTCGCCCCGCGAGAGCTGGGTCGCCGACAGCGGCAGACCCGCGCGCGCCGCGCGGTGGCGGTCGCGGGCCGTCTCCAGCGGCTCGCGGGCGACCACCTCGCCGGCCTTGACCAGGTGCGTCAGCAGCTGCTGGTCGGCCAGGGCCGAGGGAACCGGTCCCACGCCGATCACCTCCGCCGCCGCGACCCCGT
This window encodes:
- a CDS encoding immune inhibitor A domain-containing protein, with amino-acid sequence MAACATSATFFTITAAQAEGRPSAAPVADRQDPTSPAKVVEHDLKGPFSEQQAEQRKAALDQVLQGKKGVEQRGASKVVKLDDKKYVELGREKTDKIFTILVEFGDQVDNTTMYDPDGPGPKPAVPKYGGTPGPLHNTIAQPDRAKDNSTAWREDFSRQHFQDLYFATGEGKHSLKTYYEKTSSGRYSVDGEVADWVKVPYNEARYGSNYCGQSNCANVWDTVKDGVTAWVDAQKKAGKTDAQIKAKLAEYDQWDRYDFDGDGNFNEPDGYIDHFQIVHAGEDESAGGGVQGPDALWAHRWYAYGTSAGKTGPDNNKAGGTQIGDSGIWVGDYTMQPENGGLGVFAHEYGHDLGLPDLYDTSGGGENSVGFWSLMSAGSWLGTGKESIGDMPGDMTAWDKLQLGWLNYDTAKAATQSTHKLGVSAFNTKDKQALVVELPKKKVQTDVVAPAEGSTQWWSNMGDDLKNTLTRSVDLTGKTSAALSLKGWWDIEADYDYLYTEVSTDGGANWTALAGTADGTAIPVDAAGSPSLTGVSGAWKNLNFPLDAYAGKKFDLRFRYQTDGGAGGKGFTADALSITADGSVLFTDGAENGDNGWTGKGFSRIGAGFTKDYAQYYLAENRRYVSYDSTLKVGPYNFGFGNTRPDWVEHYPYQDGLLIWQWDTSQKDNNTSQHPGQGLILPIDANAKPMKWADGTLLRNKIQPYDATFSAYSTDAFTLHKNGEELFLKPKRANLVFDDHKGKYYYDENPTGSVKVTDTNTKIKILKETYDGEVMTVQVGPSK
- a CDS encoding nicotinamidase produces the protein MHRALIVVDVQNDFCEGGSLAVTGGADVAAAITELIGQATAGYRHVVATRDHHIDPGAHFAHPPAEPDYESSWPVHCVAGTEGVGFHPNFAPAVASGAVAAVFDKGAHEAAYSGFEGTDENGEGLAAWLRERNVAEVDVVGIATDHCVKATALDAARAGFTTRVLLDLTAAVAPHTTERALEELRAAGVTLVGATGPRS